The Luteitalea sp. genome has a window encoding:
- the ligD gene encoding DNA ligase D, whose protein sequence is MLTRLTLRNPFHVGRAAIRRPSSGPRFLSANVSSRFTGKRNRVPFRRRKGTRFLFQAPFPYTPIPMPPVATPWREAPSRVRPMLAVAGELTSEANLLDDRVIFEPKYDGIRAIVMVEPAAPTPRVAIYSRNGNEKTAQFPEVVRELRQLGQRLDKPVIFDGEIVALDERDQPAGFERLQGRMHLTGTREIDARVRAQPAALLLFDLLRDGGDDLRGLQLTTRRARLDRLLATATSPVVRLGSYTAGDGRRLYREAEQHGLEGLILKRADSRYESGRRSTAWRKIKILRQQEVVIGGWTEPRGARVHMGALLMGVWVDDRRRVRGSSARADQPLLFVGAVGTGFSDTELGRLSRLLASRATEHCPFVNEQDAPPGSHWVKPEMVVQVRFAEWTDDRKLRHPVYLGVRDDKAPHEVGIEPLLALPLPLATPTERQMPETANVERTASRRGRRTGEKTSGSRRTPRGQKRPPAFRVDPARESLVSHLQALEESRRDGTLALPGGQTLDVTNLAKVFWPQGNFTKGDLLRYYVRISPWLLPVVDDRPLVMKRFPNGVNGKAFYQQRAPDEAPPGVRVDVLEERSDKGVERTPRLVGGTLETLLYMAQLAAISQDPWFSRVSSPESADFAAIDLDPMPGASFADVLDVARWVHEELESIGVPGVPKTSGSRGLHIYLPLPPGTSYHTGQLLCRIIATLVATKHPKQATVERQVSARGRTVYVDYLQNILGKTLASAYSVRATAFAGVSTPLAWDELDDGVAPEDFTLTTVEARFRRVGDLWASLRTTKPPDMRTVLDRLGSL, encoded by the coding sequence ATGTTGACCAGGCTCACCTTGAGAAACCCTTTCCACGTAGGTCGTGCAGCCATTCGGAGGCCCTCCAGTGGCCCTCGCTTCCTCTCGGCCAATGTTAGCTCAAGGTTTACCGGAAAAAGGAACCGGGTACCTTTTCGCCGGCGAAAAGGTACCCGGTTCCTTTTTCAGGCGCCTTTTCCTTACACTCCCATACCAATGCCACCCGTAGCGACACCGTGGCGTGAGGCTCCTTCGCGAGTGCGGCCCATGTTGGCCGTGGCGGGTGAGCTCACCTCCGAGGCAAACCTCTTGGACGACAGAGTCATCTTCGAGCCCAAGTACGATGGCATCCGCGCCATCGTCATGGTCGAGCCGGCTGCGCCCACGCCGCGCGTCGCGATCTATTCCCGCAACGGCAACGAGAAGACCGCGCAGTTCCCCGAGGTGGTGCGCGAGCTTCGTCAGCTCGGCCAGCGCCTCGACAAGCCGGTCATCTTCGACGGCGAGATCGTCGCCCTGGACGAGCGCGACCAGCCGGCCGGATTCGAGCGGCTGCAAGGGCGGATGCACCTCACCGGGACGCGCGAGATCGACGCCCGCGTGCGCGCACAGCCAGCCGCCCTCCTGTTGTTCGACCTCTTGCGCGACGGCGGCGACGACCTTCGCGGGCTCCAGCTCACGACGCGGCGTGCGCGCTTGGACAGGCTGCTCGCCACCGCGACGTCTCCCGTGGTGCGCCTCGGCTCGTATACGGCTGGCGACGGCAGGCGACTCTATCGTGAGGCGGAACAACATGGCCTGGAAGGTCTGATCCTCAAACGCGCCGACTCGCGGTACGAGAGCGGTCGCCGAAGCACCGCATGGCGCAAGATCAAGATTCTTCGTCAGCAGGAAGTCGTGATCGGCGGGTGGACCGAGCCGCGTGGCGCGCGCGTGCACATGGGCGCTTTGCTCATGGGCGTCTGGGTGGACGACCGTCGCCGCGTGCGCGGCAGCAGCGCGCGGGCGGACCAGCCGCTGCTCTTCGTCGGCGCGGTGGGCACAGGGTTCTCCGACACGGAGCTCGGCCGGCTTTCACGTCTCCTCGCCAGCCGCGCGACGGAACACTGTCCGTTCGTCAACGAGCAAGACGCGCCGCCGGGCTCACACTGGGTGAAGCCGGAGATGGTCGTGCAGGTACGGTTCGCGGAATGGACCGACGATCGTAAGCTGCGCCATCCGGTCTACCTTGGAGTGCGTGACGACAAGGCGCCGCACGAGGTCGGCATCGAGCCGTTGCTGGCGCTGCCGCTGCCGCTCGCGACACCCACAGAGCGCCAGATGCCCGAGACCGCGAACGTCGAGCGCACCGCCTCGCGACGCGGCCGGCGCACGGGCGAGAAGACGTCGGGCTCACGGCGGACGCCGCGCGGCCAGAAGCGACCGCCCGCCTTCCGAGTCGATCCCGCGCGAGAGTCGCTCGTCTCTCACCTCCAGGCGCTCGAGGAGTCGCGGCGCGACGGCACGCTCGCCTTGCCCGGCGGCCAGACGCTGGACGTGACGAACCTCGCGAAAGTGTTCTGGCCGCAGGGCAATTTCACCAAAGGCGACCTCCTTCGATACTACGTGCGGATCTCGCCGTGGTTGCTGCCGGTGGTGGACGATCGGCCGCTCGTCATGAAGCGCTTTCCCAACGGCGTGAACGGCAAGGCGTTCTACCAGCAGCGGGCGCCAGACGAGGCGCCGCCTGGCGTGCGGGTGGACGTGCTCGAGGAGCGCTCGGACAAGGGTGTCGAGCGGACGCCGAGATTGGTGGGGGGCACGCTCGAGACGCTGCTCTACATGGCGCAGTTGGCAGCCATCTCGCAGGATCCCTGGTTCTCGCGCGTGAGCTCCCCCGAATCGGCGGATTTTGCCGCGATCGATCTCGACCCCATGCCTGGCGCGTCGTTTGCTGACGTCCTCGACGTCGCGCGCTGGGTGCACGAGGAGCTGGAGAGCATCGGCGTCCCTGGCGTGCCCAAGACCTCCGGCTCGCGCGGCCTGCACATCTATCTGCCGTTACCGCCGGGAACCAGCTATCACACTGGCCAGCTCCTCTGCCGGATCATTGCGACGCTCGTCGCGACGAAGCACCCGAAGCAGGCCACGGTCGAGCGACAGGTCAGCGCGCGGGGTCGCACGGTCTACGTCGACTATCTCCAGAACATCCTCGGCAAGACGCTGGCGTCGGCTTACAGCGTGCGCGCGACGGCGTTTGCCGGCGTCTCGACGCCGCTCGCGTGGGACGAGTTGGATGACGGCGTGGCGCCCGAGGACTTCACGCTGACCACCGTGGAAGCGCGTTTTCGCCGCGTCGGTGATCTGTGGGCATCGCTCAGAACGACCAAGCCCCCCGACATGCGCACCGTGTTGGATCGCTTGGGAAGCCTCTGA
- a CDS encoding glycosyl transferase, with amino-acid sequence MPSSLPPLNLEPRTSNLEPPTLNLEPPTSNLEPPTSNLEPRTSNLRNTP; translated from the coding sequence ATGCCCTCGTCTCTTCCACCTTTGAACCTTGAACCTCGAACCTCGAACCTCGAACCTCCGACCTTGAACCTCGAACCTCCGACCTCGAACCTCGAACCTCCGACCTCGAACCTCGAACCTCGAACCTCGAACCTTAGAAATACGCCTTGA